A stretch of DNA from Sphingomonas ginkgonis:
GCAGGAAGGTATGCCGGTTCATCCGCGCGAGCTTCTTCTCGACCAGATTGGCGATGGTCGACTTGCCGGCGCCGGATAGTCCGGTGAACCACAGCACCGCAGGCTTCTGGTTCTTCAGCGCGGCGTGGGTCTCGCGGCTGACATCGAGCGGCTGCCAGTGGATATTCTGGGCGCGGCGCAGCGCGAAGCGGATCAGCCCGGCGGCGACCGTCGCATGGCTTAGCTTGTCGACCAGGATGAAGCCGCCGAGGCTGCGGCTCTCGGCATAGGGCTCGAAGACGATCGGCCGATCGGTCGCGATGTTCGCCACCCCGATCGCATTCAGCTCCAGCGTCTTGGCCGCGAGCTGCTCCAGCGTGTTGACGTTGACCTCATATTTGGGCGCCTGGACGGTCGCGCCGACGGTCTGCGTCGCCAGCTTCAGCCAGTAGGCACGGCCGGGCAGCAGCGCCTCCTCGGCCATCCAGACGAGCGTCGCCTCGAACTGGTCGGCGACCGCTGGCGGCTCGGCCGCAGCGACCACCACGTCGCCGCGCGAACAGTCGATCGGGTCGGCGAGGGTGAGCGTCACCGATTGCCCCGCCACTGCCTCGGGTAGGTCACCGTCGAAGGTCACGATGCGCTCGATCGTCGTGGTCCGGCCCGACGGGAGGACCCGGATCGGGTCCCCGGGCAAGACCGTCCCGGAGACGATCCGCCCGGCGAACCCGCGGAAGTCGAGATCGGGCCTGCTCACCCATTGCACCGGCATGCGGAAGGCGGCCGCCTGTTCACGCCCTTCCTCGAGCTCGACGCCTTCCAGCTGCTCGAGCAGCGCGGGGCCTTCGTACCAGGGCATGCGTTGGGATCGGGTGGTGACGTTGTCGCCGGTCAGGCCCGAGAGCGGGATGGCGGTGAAGCGCTGGATGCCGGCCTGCTCGGCGAAGGCGCAGTAGTCGGCGACGATGGCGTCGAAGCGGGCCTGGTCGAAGCCGACCAGGTCCATCTTGTTCACGGCGAGCACGAGGTGGCGGATGCCCAGCAGGTGGACGAGATAGCTGTGGCGGCGGGTCTGGGTCAGCACGCCCTTGCGCGCATCGACCAGGATGACGGCAAGGTCGGCGCTCGAGGCGCCGGTCACCATGTTGCGGGTGTACTGCTCGTGGCCCGGCGTGTCGGCGACGATGAACTTGCGCTGGTCGGTCGCGAAGTAGCGATAGGCGACGTCGATGGTGATGCTCTGCTCGCGCTCGGCCGCGAGCCCGTCGACCAGCAGCGCGAAGTCGATGTTCTCGCCCTGCGTGCCGTGGCGGCGGCTGTCGCGTTCCAGCGCGGCGAGCTGGTCTTCGAACAATTGCTTGCTGTCGTAGAGCAGCCGCCCGATCAGCGTCGACTTGCCATCGTCGACGCTGCCACAGGTGATGAACCGCAGCAGCGAGCGGCTGGCGGTCCGGGCGAGATAGGCGTCGAGCTCGGCGCGGGCCGGGTCGGCGGCGGCCAGTTCAGGCATCGTCGCCATCACCATCCCCTCGTCACCCCCGCGCAGGCGGGGGTCCAGCTGCATGGGTCGGCCCTCACGACCGGCCCCCGCTTGCGCGAGGGCTGACGCTTCGGAACGCTGCGCGGCCCGTGGCGCATCAGAAATACCCCTCCTGCTTCTTGCGCTCCATCGAGCCCGAGCTGTCATGGTCGATCGCCCGCCCCTGCCGCTCCGACGTGGTAGCGACCAGCATCTCCTGGATGACCTCGGGCAGCGTCGCCGCCGTGCTCTCGACCGCCCCGGTCAGCGGATAGCAGCCCAGCGTGCGGAAGCGGATCGAGCGGGTCACCGGCACTTCGCCCTCGCGCAGGCGGAACCGCTCGTCGTCGACCATCAGCAGCAGCCCGTCGCGCTCCACCGTCGGGCGCGGCGCGGCGAGGTAGAGGGGGACGATCGGGATGGCTTGCGCGTCGATGTACTGCCAGACGTCGAGCTCGGTCCAGTTGCTGAGCGGGAACACCCGGATGCTCTCGCCGCGGCCCTTGCGGGCATTGTAGAGATCCCACAGTTCGGGGCGCTGGTTCCTCGGGTCCCAGCGGTGGCTGGCCGAGCGGAAGGAGAAGATCCGC
This window harbors:
- the cysN gene encoding sulfate adenylyltransferase subunit CysN; its protein translation is MVMATMPELAAADPARAELDAYLARTASRSLLRFITCGSVDDGKSTLIGRLLYDSKQLFEDQLAALERDSRRHGTQGENIDFALLVDGLAAEREQSITIDVAYRYFATDQRKFIVADTPGHEQYTRNMVTGASSADLAVILVDARKGVLTQTRRHSYLVHLLGIRHLVLAVNKMDLVGFDQARFDAIVADYCAFAEQAGIQRFTAIPLSGLTGDNVTTRSQRMPWYEGPALLEQLEGVELEEGREQAAAFRMPVQWVSRPDLDFRGFAGRIVSGTVLPGDPIRVLPSGRTTTIERIVTFDGDLPEAVAGQSVTLTLADPIDCSRGDVVVAAAEPPAVADQFEATLVWMAEEALLPGRAYWLKLATQTVGATVQAPKYEVNVNTLEQLAAKTLELNAIGVANIATDRPIVFEPYAESRSLGGFILVDKLSHATVAAGLIRFALRRAQNIHWQPLDVSRETHAALKNQKPAVLWFTGLSGAGKSTIANLVEKKLARMNRHTFLLDGDNVRHGLSRDLGFTDADRIENIRRVGEVARLMTDAGLIVITAFISPFRAERDMVRRMMAPGEFIEVHIDTPLAEAEARDVKGLYAKARSGQLANFTGIDSPYEPPEDPDLRIDTTAMSAEEAAEQIVRRLIG
- the cysD gene encoding sulfate adenylyltransferase subunit CysD; amino-acid sequence: MSDRAGRRSDLPGTVSLGHLQRLEAESIHILREVVAECERPVLLYSVGKDSAVMLHLARKAFYPAPPPFPLLHVDTTWKFRAMYEHRDRVAQESGMELIVHHNPEARARGINPFDHGALHTDLWKTEGLKQALDRHGFDAAFGGARRDEEKSRAKERIFSFRSASHRWDPRNQRPELWDLYNARKGRGESIRVFPLSNWTELDVWQYIDAQAIPIVPLYLAAPRPTVERDGLLLMVDDERFRLREGEVPVTRSIRFRTLGCYPLTGAVESTAATLPEVIQEMLVATTSERQGRAIDHDSSGSMERKKQEGYF